ATCTCTATCTGAGCCCTTCTTCATGAACCCTCCATATCTCTTAGGAAGGATCTCGCCATCATTGTTCTCTTCTTCTGGTTCCATATGATAAAGCTCATCCATTTTCTTCAAGAACCCTCCATAACTCTTAGGAAGGATCTCACCATCATTGTTCTCTTCTTCTGGTTCTATATGGTACCGCTCATCCATCTTCTTCATGAAGCCACCATATCTTTTCATGAATCCTCCATATTTCTTGGCTAGTATGAGGTTCTCGTCATTTTCATGGTCCTTTTCTCTTTCTTGGGAAAGATCTAGTTTAGCCAGTTGCAGTAGCTCTTTGCAGGAATCCCAGGCTTTGGAGGATGGTAATTTCCCTTCGCATTCTAATGTGCAAGCCTGGAAAAAGGATTAAGTTTAATCAATGGTGTTTTCCGCTGTTTTAGACAAATGTACTATCTTTTGTTTTAGTTGCTTAAGTGTTATGAATGCTTACATGAAGATTAGTGGGTAGCAATGAAACATTTCAAGTCATACACATATCATATAGCATCAGATGTGTCATTATAGCTGTAAAACAAGCATTGCTGCTGTACAATTGACATTTTGCCAGTATAAAAAGGGTCTCTTGCAGAAGAAACTATTCATTTGTGAACTACCTTAAATtctaaaatataatataaaagaCAACTGGAACAGTAAACTTTTAAGCTATTTAGGgggtgtttacaaaggcatgctagtgcttttaatgcatgctaaaaattcatttgtgctaaatgctaagatgctcataggaatataatgggcatcttagtatttagcacatgctaatttttaattgcactaaaaatgctagcacgcctttgtaaaaggggcccttaattatgTACCATAATATTTTTGCCTCAGTGGCTCAGGATTATTAGACCCCAACTGCAGTTTTATTTATTGTGGTCTTCAAAACTGAGTATTTATTTTCATGGTTCTTGCCCTGAATATGGTCAACATTCATAGCTCTGTATATAATATCCTTACCACCATCTGAGCAGATATAGCCATTTGTCTTCAGTATGATATAAGATACTAGCAGAAGGCACAGTTTAGTGATCAGAGCAGTAGGCTGGCTACCAGAGTTCAGATTCTACTTCTCCCACTGATGcctgtgagcttgggcaagtcactttaccttcTACTGAATAAGATTGTAAGTGCACATAatggatcttttactaagccgtggtagcatttttaactcacggtagaaatcagctggtggtaaacactgagatgcccaaaggaatataatgggcatcttggcgtttaccgccagctgatttctactatgagctaaaaatgctactgtgccttggtaaaagacccccttagataaGGAGTAGCTTGTATCTTTCTATGAGTTAGGAATGGGAAAGGGCAACAAATCAAATCCAGAAAGCCAACATAACAGCCTAGTTGTGGTTTActtctaaggcagtggttccccaaCCTGGTTGTtgaggaaatccacaatgaatattcaagagagaaatttgtgtacactgcctccactgcatgcaaaactctctcatgaatattcattgtggatctcctgaaaacctgactggcttgggtgccTCCATGATcgagtttgggaaccactgttctaaggGAAACATGTACAAGGATTGGTCAAATCATGTTCATGTGTTAGCCTAGGGATTGCCCTTAGAATTCCATAACCTTCTAGATAAAGACCCCCTGTAAACCTTTACTGTCCAGACTATAGGTAGCTCCAGCAAGTGTACTGTAAAGTTGCTGGCTTTTCTTTTCTGGACAGTGCAAACAGAACCAAGAGGTAGCCTACTGCGGAAATGAAGAAACCAGCTTTTAAATCTTAATATTCATAGTTTTAatgataacatcctcatttttctcAGCTCCCTCCCATAAAGCAGTCACTCTCTTTTTGGAACAGAGGATAATATCCTAGTCTTGAAGACTatgaggtctttttactaaggtacactaatagatttagcatgcactaaatgcaaaGAATCCCATGTTATACttatgggcttcttatcatttagcacatgctaattgttagcgcattctaaatctgttagtgcaccttagtaaaaggacccacccTATATGAGGTCTTAAAACATCATAGATGTTCAGTATTAGACTTGCCtatatctctctgtctctctctgtcactgTGTATATATGAAACAAATCTATACACTTTTTATCAGCTTCAGGAGGAGCAGGGTAAATTGAAATCATTTTGGAAAGGTACTTCTTTCCTTATCATAACTTCATACTAATTCTGGAATAAACTGAAGCAGTCTAACAGCATgatatcttttttcttttataggATGCTGCAATGTTTCTGAAATGAAATGATTTTAGTCTACAGTCATTATGCTTTTGGCTATTGTAAAGTTTGCACACTAAGGTCAAACCACTGCAAGGATGTCACTTTTTTTGTGTGAATCTCtaattaaaatgatttttcctgcaAACTAATTGTTCAATTCACTATGCAAGTTTGCTATTTACGTTATACATTCTGACACCTTTATTCTTTACAGATTATGTTATAATCTTAAATAGGAACATAGAACTATGAAGGAAGTTTGATTTACGGCTTTTATTTTAAGATGGAGTAGAAAACTAGCAGATAGCTAGAGGTAGCTATCTGCCGTTGCCAGACTGTTTTTAACTATATTCTAAAAGTAATAAtttgcagtatttagaatattcAAATGAAGTATAGTTGTTAAGATGATGTaagtttttgaaagagtgtaACTTTTGTCTGAATGCGCAATATTGGAAGGTGAGGTATGGTTTGCTTTGATTTCAGGGAAGTGCCATAGCACAGTCCTATTCCATATCATTTGCCAATGAAAGGTCCGGAAAGACAGCGTTTTATTCCTAGACATTGTCTTTTGTAATTTAAATTAGTGGGCTACATTTAGAAAAAGGCTAATTTTGAAGTGATTACCAAGACTGATTACTGCAGGTTGTTAAATTAGTTATATTCCCAACTTTAGCCTTTGCCCTCATTTTCTCATCCTAATCTCTTATTAAATGTGTATGTTGCTTTTCAGATTTCCCATTTTGATTCAAACTTTAACATTGTTATTGGTTTATTTTTATGATATTCATTGTAGAAGATTTTtctgtaattttttaaatttgctCTTGGGTGCTCCTGCACTCTGCATAGTCTGGTTCACTTGATTTTTTGAAATAATCTGTATAATCGGTCCCTCTTAGGTATGATATTTTCAGTTTTAGGACAATCATAGGGCGTAGAGGaagatttttttcccccccacaAAATGAGTGGTGTACTTCTCGAATTTACAGTTTTGTCTAAGTTGAGCAGAAACTGTTAAAAGACAGCCACAGTACAGAAAAGAGAGCTTGCTTTTTCTTTACAATTTGGTTGGAGTATTAAAAGCGCAACAGTTACTTCTTAAAGTCTCTCAAAAAAAACACCGTTAGTTCCGAACACTTAAAAGATCCACTAGTCGGGCTTTCTATTGAGAGCTCTCCATGGTACTGAATGTCCTTGCCTTTCGTTATGTGTAATAATGTGGAAAACTCACTGAAATAGGTTTGTAATACACGCAGCCTTTTTGCAGTGAGTCATATTCGGACAGACACCATTCTACATTTCTGCTTCATTATTCTCCCTCATCCCACACACAGATCCAGTTTCACATATGTGTAAATGTAGTAATCAAATTTTGCTGTCGCAGCGCTTGACCATATTACTCAACACATTTGATTTAGCTAGTCTGGTTACCGAATAGTAAATCTGGCTAGCAAGTAAACTACTTTAGTTATCCCATCCTTTCAGAGGTTATGCACCATCAATCTGGTTTCCTTCTTTTGTAAGGCTGCCTGTTAAGAGAAGGAAGTTCTCGTTTACCACAGGGTTGATTTCTGCATGGTGTCCCAGCTGGTATGTGCAAGAAGCGCAGTCCTTGTTGCACTCTGTCCGGACTGTCACGAGCAGGCAGGCATTAAGAGCCACCAAAAAGCTGCAGTGCCTCAGTAGCAAAGCCATGGACTGAAAAGAGAAGACAAGAAGTCAGGGGTCAGCCTCAAGTGTGCCCTAATAGCAGATACCAGACGGACCAAATTGAGCTTCAGGACGTGGTTTTGCCTACATCTGCCCCTCCTCTCATGAAGTCAGCCAAGAAGGTAAAGCAAATCCATAATAAAAATCGAGCTTAAAGTCAATGGAATTCTCTGTTTTTAAACTAATTCTTTTGGACATGTGTACAGCTAAAGGCAAACGCACTATCTTCCTCCCTATCACCATCCCAGTTAGCACTATTCTAGTTGTCCACTCTTGCTTAGTTCCATGAATCTTGAAACTGAACGCTCTATTTAGGATCTTAACTTAAGTTGCATTTACAAGATAAGACCGGTGTTTTGGATGAAAAAATAATACCCTCCCTCTACCAATACTGTTCCCACACTTCTAAAGCTGTGGTATTTCGTTTCTCCTAAACTTCCTTAAGTTATAGAGTATAACTTAACTCCTGGGTTTGCAGGCGCAAGGTTCTTAAATGAAttactttgaaaagaagaaaCGGAAAACGTAAAAACACCAAACCACGAAACAAAATTACGTTCAGAGAGTGAAAACTAAACGAAACAAGCACGAGAAAAAGTACGGTGCTTATTCTTCCCTTAAACGTTATCTGTAGTGAAGTTATTTTGAGAGAATCGGTCACTCACCCGTGTAGCTTCCTTGCTTGCTCCAGAAGAGGAGATCcgccggagagagagagaggtagctgTTCTGAAGTCCCTTGATTCCAGCACCAAATATATATAGGGCAGCTAAGTAATTTGTGTCTCTGGAGAAACtcaataaaaaaacaataaacaagaGACAAAGTAATAGACCACAGTTAGTGTCAGCAGCAGCAATAGTAAATCTTCCGGCTGCAGTCGCCCGGGTTGAGATCTGAGGGTGAGGAAGTGTAAGAGTGCTGGAGCAGTCCCCACAGCCTGCCTCGTTTCTTTAACAGATAGATGGATGGATGCGCTCCTCCCTGTGTCAGTGCGACAGGAGCCACCACCGAGCTACTTTATAATTAGTCC
This genomic interval from Microcaecilia unicolor chromosome 1, aMicUni1.1, whole genome shotgun sequence contains the following:
- the PENK gene encoding proenkephalin-A — encoded protein: MALLLRHCSFLVALNACLLVTVRTECNKDCASCTYQLGHHAEINPVACTLECEGKLPSSKAWDSCKELLQLAKLDLSQEREKDHENDENLILAKKYGGFMKRYGGFMKKMDERYHIEPEEENNDGEILPKSYGGFLKKMDELYHMEPEEENNDGEILPKRYGGFMKKGSDRDVSDLLKELLGTDGGDNSETGHYRDSYHRLGEVSKRYGGFMRGFKRSPELEDEAKELQKRYGGFMRRVGRPEWWLDYQKRYGGFMKRFPDSFLPSDEDAESYSKEIPEMEKRYGGFMRF